The proteins below come from a single Rhodococcus sp. WMMA185 genomic window:
- the amaB gene encoding L-piperidine-6-carboxylate dehydrogenase gives MVNLPAPEALRRRTEEALVRCGADLGDAGGALVARTPITGTELRTVATSSADDVDRAITAAHEAFVRWRAVPAPQRGAVVRRLGQLLSEHKDDLAELVTLEAGKIPSEALGEVQEMIDICEFAVGLSRQLYGKTMASERPGHRLMETWHPLGVVGVISAFNFPVAVWSWNTAIALVCGDTVVWKPSDQTPLTATACDALLARAARDVGAPAGIHALIQGSADVGEQLVDDPRVALVSATGSVRMGRTVGPRVAARFGKCLLELGGNNAAIVAPSADLDLAIRGIVFSAAGTAGQRCTSLRRLIVHDSVADDVVERVASAYNQLKVGNPFEDGVLVGPLVNKVAYDAMQSALDKARADGGTVVCGGERNIECGDGGYYVSPALVRMPAQTSVVQEETFAPILYVLTYNDFDEAIALHNAVPQGLSSAIFTTDQREAERFLSSDGSDCGIANVNIGTSGAEIGGAFGGEKETGGGRESGSDAWKAYMRRATNTVNYSDELPLAQGVEFT, from the coding sequence ATGGTGAACCTTCCCGCCCCCGAGGCTCTACGTCGACGCACCGAGGAAGCACTGGTCAGGTGTGGTGCCGACCTCGGCGACGCTGGAGGTGCGCTCGTCGCGCGCACACCGATCACCGGCACCGAATTGCGCACTGTCGCAACGAGCAGTGCGGACGACGTCGATCGAGCGATCACGGCGGCGCACGAAGCCTTCGTACGCTGGCGGGCGGTGCCCGCACCCCAGCGCGGCGCCGTCGTTCGCCGGCTAGGGCAGCTGCTTTCCGAGCACAAAGATGATCTGGCCGAGCTCGTCACCCTCGAAGCGGGCAAGATCCCGTCGGAGGCACTGGGCGAAGTGCAGGAGATGATCGACATCTGCGAGTTCGCGGTCGGACTGTCGCGTCAGCTGTACGGCAAGACGATGGCATCGGAGCGGCCCGGGCACCGTCTGATGGAGACCTGGCACCCGCTGGGGGTCGTCGGAGTGATCTCCGCGTTCAATTTCCCCGTCGCGGTGTGGTCCTGGAACACCGCCATAGCACTGGTGTGCGGCGACACGGTCGTCTGGAAGCCGTCCGACCAAACCCCGTTGACCGCCACAGCCTGCGACGCACTGCTCGCCCGGGCCGCTCGCGACGTCGGTGCGCCCGCCGGAATCCACGCACTGATCCAGGGTTCGGCGGATGTGGGTGAACAGCTCGTGGACGACCCGCGAGTCGCTCTCGTCAGCGCTACCGGATCGGTGCGCATGGGACGTACCGTGGGGCCGCGGGTTGCCGCCCGATTCGGCAAGTGCCTGCTCGAACTCGGAGGCAACAACGCCGCGATCGTTGCCCCGTCGGCCGACCTCGATCTCGCCATTCGGGGCATCGTCTTCTCGGCGGCGGGTACGGCAGGCCAGCGCTGCACGTCGCTGCGCCGGCTGATCGTGCACGATTCGGTCGCCGACGACGTGGTGGAACGCGTCGCTTCTGCATACAACCAGCTGAAGGTCGGAAACCCGTTCGAGGACGGTGTCCTTGTCGGCCCGCTGGTGAACAAGGTCGCCTACGACGCGATGCAGAGCGCCTTGGACAAGGCGCGGGCAGACGGCGGAACCGTGGTGTGCGGGGGTGAGCGCAACATCGAGTGCGGCGATGGCGGCTACTACGTCTCGCCGGCGTTGGTGCGCATGCCCGCACAGACGTCGGTGGTTCAGGAAGAGACCTTCGCCCCCATCCTCTACGTCCTCACCTACAACGATTTCGACGAAGCGATCGCACTGCACAACGCTGTGCCGCAAGGACTTTCGTCCGCTATCTTCACGACGGATCAGCGCGAAGCCGAGCGGTTCCTCTCCTCCGACGGTTCGGACTGCGGTATCGCGAACGTCAACATCGGCACTTCTGGCGCCGAAATCGGTGGCGCATTCGGCGGCGAGAAGGAGACCGGCGGCGGCCGTGAATCCGGTTCCGACGCATGGAAGGCCTATATGCGCCGGGCCACCAACACCGTCAACTACTCCGACGAACTACCGCTTGCCCAGGGTGTCGAGTTCACCTGA
- a CDS encoding Lrp/AsnC family transcriptional regulator — MVESSRGDTTQPSLDDIDRVLMRELVADGRATLATLADKSGLSISAVQTRVRRLEARNVIRGYSAKVDPDALGRGLSAFVAITPLDPSQPDDAPARLQHLSEIEECHSVAGDESYVLLVRVSSPLALEHLLQEIRATANVHTRSTIILQTFYEK, encoded by the coding sequence GTGGTGGAATCTTCTCGCGGCGACACAACACAACCCTCTCTCGACGACATCGATCGGGTCCTGATGCGGGAACTGGTCGCAGACGGTCGGGCGACCCTGGCGACCCTGGCGGACAAGTCGGGGCTGTCGATCTCCGCGGTGCAGACGAGGGTGCGCAGGCTCGAGGCGCGGAACGTGATTCGCGGGTACTCCGCGAAGGTCGATCCGGATGCGCTCGGGCGCGGCCTTTCTGCGTTCGTCGCCATCACCCCTCTCGATCCGTCGCAACCCGACGATGCGCCCGCTCGCTTGCAACACCTATCCGAAATCGAGGAGTGTCACTCCGTGGCAGGGGATGAGAGCTATGTGCTGCTCGTTCGCGTCTCGTCACCGCTGGCGCTCGAACACCTCTTGCAGGAGATTCGTGCCACCGCCAACGTACACACCCGCAGCACTATCATCCTGCAAACATTCTATGAAAAGTGA
- the lat gene encoding L-lysine 6-transaminase, giving the protein MSTAIRPSGSEGGLPASRVLGLLREHILVDGFDLVLDLERSRGTRLVDQRDGTTYLDMFGFFASSALGMNHPELVGDDAFRCELAAAAINKPSNSDIYTVPMARFVETFARVLGDPALPHLFFVDGGALAVENALKVAFDWKSRRNERRGLDPALGTKVLHLTEAFHGRSGYTMSLTNTEPGKVARFPKFDWPRIDAPYLADGRDVEEAERRALDQARRAFAENPADIACFIAEPIQGEGGDHHFRPEFFQAMEVMCHENDALFVFDEVQTGCGLTGTAWAYQQMGVHPDVVAFGKKTQVCGIMAGGRVDEVSDNVFAVSSRINSTWGGNLTDMVRSRRILEVIEQDRLVDRARLTGAHLLRRLRELSLSHPDVTEPRGRGLMCAITLPTAQRRDRVVARLREREHVLILPTGKRGIRFRPPLTVTEADLDAVVDALARVLDGTVDA; this is encoded by the coding sequence ATGAGTACCGCAATTCGACCCTCCGGAAGTGAAGGCGGGCTCCCCGCGAGCCGAGTGCTCGGCCTGCTGCGCGAACATATCCTCGTCGACGGTTTCGATCTGGTGCTCGACCTGGAACGTTCGCGCGGGACGCGCCTTGTCGACCAGCGGGACGGCACGACCTATCTGGACATGTTCGGGTTCTTTGCCTCGTCGGCTTTGGGGATGAACCATCCCGAACTCGTCGGCGACGATGCGTTCCGCTGCGAACTGGCGGCGGCGGCGATCAACAAGCCGAGCAACTCGGACATCTACACCGTCCCGATGGCGCGATTCGTCGAGACGTTCGCTCGTGTTCTCGGGGATCCCGCATTGCCGCACCTCTTCTTCGTGGACGGCGGCGCACTTGCGGTCGAGAACGCGCTCAAGGTTGCCTTTGACTGGAAGAGCAGACGCAACGAACGCCGGGGACTCGACCCGGCACTCGGGACGAAGGTTCTCCACCTGACCGAGGCGTTCCATGGGCGCAGTGGTTACACCATGTCGCTTACCAACACCGAACCGGGCAAGGTTGCCCGATTCCCCAAGTTCGATTGGCCGCGCATCGACGCTCCTTACCTTGCCGACGGTCGAGACGTAGAAGAGGCCGAGCGTCGCGCGCTCGATCAGGCGCGGCGCGCATTCGCCGAGAACCCCGCGGACATAGCATGTTTCATTGCGGAGCCGATCCAGGGGGAGGGTGGCGACCATCACTTCCGTCCGGAGTTCTTCCAGGCGATGGAAGTCATGTGTCACGAAAATGACGCCCTGTTCGTGTTCGACGAGGTGCAGACCGGGTGCGGTCTGACCGGCACCGCGTGGGCCTATCAACAAATGGGTGTGCATCCCGACGTGGTGGCCTTCGGCAAGAAGACGCAGGTCTGCGGAATCATGGCGGGCGGGCGCGTCGACGAGGTCTCGGACAACGTCTTTGCCGTCAGTTCGCGAATCAATTCCACCTGGGGTGGAAACCTCACCGATATGGTTCGGTCCCGGCGGATCCTCGAAGTGATCGAGCAGGATCGACTAGTCGATCGGGCGAGGCTGACCGGAGCTCACCTCCTGCGGCGACTGCGGGAACTCTCACTCTCCCATCCTGACGTCACCGAGCCGAGAGGGCGTGGCCTGATGTGTGCGATCACGCTCCCGACGGCGCAAAGACGGGACCGTGTGGTTGCGCGACTGCGTGAGCGCGAACACGTACTGATTCTGCCGACCGGTAAGCGCGGGATCAGGTTCCGGCCTCCCCTGACGGTGACGGAGGCCGACCTCGATGCCGTGGTGGATGCATTGGCTCGTGTGCTTGACGGTACCGTCGACGCATGA
- a CDS encoding tyrosine-protein phosphatase, producing the protein MTPIPLTSVPNLRDVGGIRTQDGAKVRSGVYYRSTDLSRLVDSDMAMLANLGIRTVYDLRTASEREAAPDVLPEGAHAVALDVLADKGIRSVPAKLLQVMTDPTIAERELGGGRAIEYFEGSYRDFVLMPSAVSSYRELFEGLASTGDTPVLVHCTTGKDRTGWATAALLLLLGVSEEDVFHDYLLTNELLLPALSGVFEAFVEAGGDRELLEPVLGVRRQYLEVSLAAVRERHGTIENYFSDGLGLDSRVQALLRERMIAD; encoded by the coding sequence ATGACACCGATTCCGCTCACGTCCGTACCCAACCTTCGAGACGTCGGTGGCATCCGAACACAAGACGGTGCGAAGGTGCGCTCGGGTGTCTATTACCGCTCGACCGATCTGAGTCGGCTCGTGGACTCAGACATGGCCATGCTCGCCAACCTCGGAATCCGGACGGTATACGACCTGCGTACCGCGAGCGAGCGTGAGGCGGCGCCCGACGTACTTCCCGAGGGGGCTCACGCCGTCGCGCTGGACGTGCTCGCCGACAAGGGGATACGGTCTGTCCCCGCGAAATTGCTCCAGGTGATGACCGATCCGACGATCGCCGAGCGTGAACTCGGGGGCGGACGTGCCATCGAGTACTTCGAAGGCAGCTACCGAGACTTCGTGCTGATGCCGAGTGCGGTGTCGTCGTACCGGGAACTGTTCGAGGGTCTCGCATCGACCGGCGACACACCAGTTCTCGTGCACTGCACCACGGGCAAGGACCGAACAGGGTGGGCCACGGCGGCGCTGCTTTTGCTTCTCGGTGTCAGCGAAGAGGACGTTTTTCACGACTACTTGCTGACCAACGAATTGCTGCTCCCGGCACTGTCCGGTGTGTTCGAAGCCTTCGTCGAGGCCGGTGGGGACCGGGAGTTGCTCGAACCGGTGCTCGGGGTCCGGAGGCAGTATCTGGAGGTGTCCTTGGCCGCTGTGCGGGAACGGCACGGAACCATCGAGAACTACTTCAGCGACGGCCTCGGACTCGACTCGAGGGTTCAGGCTCTGCTGCGCGAGCGCATGATTGCGGACTGA
- a CDS encoding DUF1707 SHOCT-like domain-containing protein yields the protein MSDTPEIRIGTAEREQALKRLSDHLAAGRLTVPEFDGRSLAVTNATTRGELDRVFTDLPETTPDTPARAEAPGTAADQNWRGVVMSLTPFLALVLFFVVPIDNSWLFFLMIPAAGAILFGTRDNRTGG from the coding sequence ATGTCTGATACTCCCGAGATCCGTATCGGCACTGCCGAACGCGAGCAGGCGCTGAAACGGCTGAGCGATCATTTGGCGGCGGGCCGTTTGACGGTCCCCGAGTTCGACGGACGCAGTCTCGCGGTGACGAACGCGACGACACGCGGCGAACTCGACCGTGTGTTCACCGACCTTCCCGAGACCACACCCGACACGCCCGCTAGGGCGGAAGCCCCCGGCACAGCCGCCGATCAGAACTGGCGTGGTGTCGTGATGTCGTTGACGCCGTTCCTCGCCCTCGTGCTGTTCTTCGTCGTCCCGATAGACAACAGCTGGTTGTTCTTCCTGATGATTCCCGCTGCGGGAGCGATCCTCTTCGGCACCCGCGACAACCGCACGGGTGGCTGA
- a CDS encoding acetyl/propionyl/methylcrotonyl-CoA carboxylase subunit alpha — translation MPSQTSTHITKVLVANRGEIAVRVIRAAADAGLASVAVYAEPDANAPFVRLADEAFALGGQTSAESYLVFDKILDAARKSGADAIHPGYGFLSENADFAQAVIDAGLNWIGPSPQSIRDLGDKVTARHIAERAKAPMAAGTKEPVGSADEVVAFAKEFGVPVAIKAAFGGGGRGMKVAHTIEEIPELFDSATREAVAAFGRGECFVEQYLDKARHVEAQVIADKHGNVIVAGTRDCSLQRRFQKLVEEAPAPFLTDEQRARIHSSAKAICRESGYYGAGTVEYLVQGDTISFLEVNTRLQVEHPVTEETSGLDLVLEQFKIANGERLDITEDPTPRGHSFEFRINGEDAGRGFLPAPGPVTKFVPPTGPGVRMDSGVESGSVIGGQFDSMLAKLIVSGATRDQALARARRALAEFHVEGLATVIPFHRAIVEHPAFIGDGKSFDVYTKWIENDWENHIEPFTDGQSADEDEALPRQNVVVEVGGRRVEVSLPGQFTLGTSGGGQGAVRKKPTPRTRGGGAGGAASGDAVTAPMQGTVVKVAVEEGQEVAEGDLIAVLEAMKMENPVNAHKAGTVTGLTVEPGAAITQGTVLAELK, via the coding sequence GTGCCCAGTCAAACCAGCACGCACATCACGAAGGTTCTCGTCGCGAACCGCGGTGAGATTGCAGTGCGGGTGATCCGGGCCGCCGCCGATGCCGGGCTCGCCAGCGTCGCCGTGTATGCCGAACCCGACGCGAACGCGCCATTCGTGCGCTTGGCCGACGAGGCATTCGCCCTGGGGGGCCAGACCTCCGCGGAATCCTATCTGGTGTTCGACAAGATCCTCGATGCCGCGCGCAAGTCCGGTGCCGACGCGATCCACCCTGGTTACGGCTTCCTTTCCGAGAACGCGGACTTCGCGCAGGCCGTTATCGATGCCGGCCTCAACTGGATCGGCCCCTCCCCTCAGTCCATCCGCGACCTCGGTGACAAAGTCACGGCCCGCCACATCGCCGAGAGAGCGAAGGCTCCGATGGCCGCAGGCACCAAGGAGCCGGTGGGCAGCGCCGACGAGGTTGTAGCCTTCGCGAAAGAGTTTGGTGTTCCCGTCGCCATCAAAGCCGCGTTCGGCGGCGGAGGCCGCGGGATGAAGGTCGCCCATACCATCGAAGAGATCCCCGAACTGTTCGACTCCGCCACCCGCGAAGCGGTCGCGGCGTTCGGACGCGGCGAGTGCTTCGTCGAGCAGTACCTGGACAAGGCTCGCCACGTAGAGGCCCAGGTCATCGCGGACAAGCACGGCAATGTGATCGTTGCAGGCACCCGCGACTGCTCCCTGCAACGCCGCTTCCAGAAGCTGGTCGAGGAGGCCCCGGCGCCCTTCCTGACCGACGAACAGCGAGCCCGCATCCACTCGAGCGCAAAGGCCATCTGCCGAGAGTCCGGCTATTACGGCGCCGGCACCGTCGAATACTTGGTGCAGGGCGACACCATCTCCTTCCTCGAGGTCAACACCCGCCTGCAGGTCGAGCATCCGGTCACCGAGGAGACCTCCGGCCTCGACCTGGTGCTCGAGCAATTCAAGATCGCCAACGGCGAGCGCCTCGACATCACCGAGGACCCCACCCCGCGTGGGCACTCATTCGAGTTCCGCATCAACGGTGAGGACGCCGGACGCGGGTTCCTGCCCGCCCCCGGCCCGGTCACCAAATTCGTCCCGCCCACCGGCCCCGGGGTCCGGATGGACTCCGGCGTCGAATCCGGCAGCGTGATCGGCGGGCAGTTCGACTCCATGCTGGCCAAACTGATCGTTTCGGGCGCCACCCGCGACCAGGCTCTTGCCCGCGCCCGCCGGGCCCTGGCCGAGTTCCACGTCGAGGGCTTGGCGACGGTGATCCCGTTCCACCGGGCCATCGTCGAGCACCCCGCGTTCATCGGCGACGGGAAGAGCTTCGACGTTTACACCAAGTGGATCGAGAACGACTGGGAAAACCACATCGAGCCCTTCACCGATGGTCAATCCGCCGACGAGGACGAGGCTCTTCCGAGGCAGAATGTGGTTGTCGAGGTCGGCGGCCGACGGGTCGAGGTCTCTCTGCCCGGGCAGTTCACCCTCGGCACGAGCGGTGGCGGCCAGGGTGCCGTTCGCAAGAAGCCGACGCCCCGTACCCGTGGTGGTGGGGCCGGCGGGGCCGCATCCGGTGACGCCGTCACCGCGCCCATGCAGGGCACCGTGGTCAAGGTTGCCGTCGAGGAAGGACAGGAAGTCGCCGAAGGCGACCTCATCGCCGTCCTCGAAGCGATGAAAATGGAAAACCCCGTCAACGCTCACAAGGCCGGGACCGTCACGGGCCTTACGGTCGAGCCCGGCGCTGCCATCACGCAGGGCACCGTTCTCGCGGAACTGAAGTAG
- a CDS encoding condensation domain-containing protein — protein sequence MEFTELADYPVPVGALTEWLLCAQSDWVDDPRPASYVHEAHLRRTAKSGSRESWLGTAFEIPGALDADAFRSALEKWTDRHEVLRSHTTLDAETELVRRYTVPRGGLHVGVVSHGYDAAGGDNFAHLQQLFDEYASPHSWPSYVFATLEIVERDRFIVFFAADHSIIDGYSIVLVAHELSALYEESVSGRTVDLFPVGSYIDFGHEEREASTDPEAERKALDLWRSTLEESGPPEFPLDIGPRTQLPQQNLSAWILDADQAAAFNRACSEAEVGFFPGLLACLGLAGVEVAGQQRFRTITPVHTRRAPQWTSALGWFVSLSPIDFEVRSSDFGAVAREADASLSRTKPVSVVPFDRIGNELGTPARPRFVVSYMDVRFVPESGSWPQRNARALRSRQYTHDVYAWINRTPQGVNLAVRYPGNDIASANVHTWVAALRRHLDQVSTSYLPVGFGSISQS from the coding sequence ATGGAATTCACTGAACTCGCCGACTATCCCGTCCCGGTCGGTGCGCTCACCGAATGGTTGCTCTGCGCCCAGTCCGACTGGGTGGACGATCCGCGGCCGGCCTCCTATGTCCACGAAGCACACCTTCGCCGGACCGCAAAGTCAGGTAGCCGAGAATCGTGGCTGGGCACCGCCTTCGAGATCCCGGGTGCCCTCGACGCCGACGCATTCCGGTCGGCCCTCGAGAAGTGGACCGACCGCCATGAAGTGCTGCGGTCGCACACGACCTTGGATGCAGAGACCGAGCTCGTGCGGCGATACACCGTGCCCCGTGGCGGCCTGCATGTCGGAGTCGTGAGCCACGGATACGACGCCGCGGGAGGAGACAACTTCGCGCACCTGCAGCAACTGTTCGACGAGTACGCCTCGCCGCACAGTTGGCCGTCGTACGTCTTCGCGACCCTCGAAATCGTCGAACGCGATCGATTCATCGTGTTCTTCGCAGCGGATCATTCGATCATCGACGGGTATTCGATCGTGCTGGTCGCCCACGAATTGTCCGCTCTGTACGAGGAGTCCGTTTCCGGCCGCACGGTCGATCTGTTCCCCGTCGGCAGCTACATAGATTTCGGTCACGAAGAGCGGGAGGCCTCCACCGATCCCGAGGCCGAGCGCAAGGCGCTCGACCTTTGGCGTTCCACCCTCGAGGAATCCGGACCGCCCGAGTTCCCGCTCGATATCGGTCCGCGCACCCAGCTCCCCCAGCAGAACCTCTCTGCCTGGATCCTCGACGCCGACCAGGCTGCCGCGTTCAACCGGGCATGCAGCGAAGCGGAGGTAGGCTTCTTTCCCGGCCTGCTCGCATGCCTCGGCCTAGCTGGCGTGGAAGTAGCTGGTCAGCAACGTTTCCGGACGATCACCCCGGTCCACACCAGGCGTGCTCCGCAATGGACATCCGCACTCGGATGGTTCGTCAGCCTGAGTCCGATCGACTTCGAGGTCCGATCCAGCGACTTCGGCGCAGTTGCACGTGAGGCGGACGCGAGCCTGTCCCGCACAAAACCGGTTTCGGTCGTACCGTTCGATCGCATTGGAAACGAACTGGGCACCCCCGCCAGGCCCCGCTTCGTCGTGTCGTACATGGATGTCAGGTTCGTACCGGAATCAGGGAGCTGGCCCCAACGCAACGCTCGGGCACTGCGGAGCAGGCAGTACACCCACGACGTCTACGCGTGGATCAACCGGACCCCCCAGGGAGTGAATCTCGCGGTCCGCTATCCCGGCAACGACATCGCTTCCGCGAATGTGCACACCTGGGTCGCGGCGCTCCGCCGACACCTGGATCAGGTTTCAACCAGCTACCTACCAGTAGGGTTTGGCAGCATCAGCCAGTCCTGA
- a CDS encoding SufE family protein: protein MTGLPDSLAEIVDDFAAVDGSDKLQLLLEFSRELAPLPAELEKDAMEPVPECQSPLFMSVDDSDPAHVRLHFSAPPEAPTTRGFASILHQGLDGHSAATILDVPDDFYSALGLADAVSPLRLRGMSAMLARIKRHLQD, encoded by the coding sequence ATGACCGGACTGCCCGATTCCCTTGCCGAGATCGTCGATGATTTCGCTGCGGTCGACGGCTCCGACAAGCTACAGCTCCTTCTCGAGTTCAGCCGCGAATTGGCACCGCTCCCTGCCGAACTCGAGAAGGATGCGATGGAACCGGTACCCGAGTGCCAGTCCCCGCTCTTCATGTCGGTAGACGACTCCGATCCGGCGCACGTGCGACTGCACTTCAGCGCACCCCCGGAGGCGCCGACCACGCGGGGGTTCGCTTCGATCCTGCATCAGGGACTCGACGGACACAGTGCCGCAACAATTCTCGATGTTCCGGATGATTTCTACTCCGCACTCGGTCTCGCGGACGCCGTCAGTCCGCTGCGCCTGCGCGGCATGTCCGCAATGCTCGCGCGAATCAAACGCCATCTCCAAGACTAG
- a CDS encoding sulfurtransferase has protein sequence MPVAPDPTKSFADYANPGRLVSTEWLSANLGAPGLKVVESDEDVLLYDVGHIPGAVKIDWHLDLNDPVTRDYINGKQFADLMSRKGISRDDTVVIYGDKSNWWAAYALWVFTLFGHEDVRLLDGGRDAWIAEDRATAFDVPVTTPTDYPVVERNDAPIRAFKDDVLAHLGRGPLIDVRSPQEYTGERTHMPDYPEEGALRGGHIPSAQSIPWAKAAAPDSRFRSRSELNEIYGGVSADDDIVAYCRIGERSSHTWFVLTYLLGYPNVRNYDGSWTEWGNMVRVPIVKGEEPGDVPGASS, from the coding sequence GTGCCCGTAGCACCCGATCCCACCAAGTCCTTTGCCGACTACGCCAACCCCGGTCGGCTCGTGTCGACAGAGTGGCTCTCCGCGAATCTGGGCGCGCCCGGCCTCAAGGTGGTGGAGTCGGACGAGGACGTGCTCCTCTACGATGTCGGGCACATTCCAGGTGCAGTGAAGATCGACTGGCACCTCGACCTCAATGACCCCGTGACCCGCGACTACATCAACGGCAAGCAGTTCGCCGACCTGATGAGCCGCAAGGGAATCAGCCGTGACGACACAGTCGTCATCTACGGCGACAAGAGCAACTGGTGGGCGGCGTACGCACTCTGGGTGTTCACCCTGTTCGGACACGAAGACGTCCGACTCCTCGACGGCGGCCGCGATGCCTGGATCGCCGAAGATCGGGCCACCGCGTTCGACGTTCCCGTGACAACCCCCACCGACTACCCGGTGGTCGAGCGCAACGACGCTCCCATCCGCGCCTTCAAGGACGACGTCCTCGCTCACCTCGGCAGGGGTCCGCTGATCGACGTGCGCTCACCCCAGGAGTACACCGGAGAACGCACCCACATGCCCGACTACCCGGAAGAGGGCGCTCTTCGCGGGGGTCACATTCCGAGCGCGCAGTCCATTCCGTGGGCCAAAGCCGCCGCCCCCGACAGCCGCTTCCGCTCACGCAGCGAGCTGAACGAGATCTACGGCGGGGTTTCCGCCGACGACGACATCGTCGCGTATTGCCGAATCGGTGAGCGTTCGAGCCACACCTGGTTCGTTCTCACCTATCTGCTCGGTTACCCGAACGTCCGCAACTACGACGGCTCGTGGACAGAGTGGGGCAACATGGTGCGCGTTCCCATCGTCAAGGGCGAGGAGCCCGGCGACGTTCCCGGCGCATCGTCATGA
- a CDS encoding condensation domain-containing protein gives MHVTSIDRYMLEPGTVTEWSVAPGAVSRSVIPPSYNQQFHLDTARTHGMGRSVWMAAAFDLPGQLDHKALRQALVHFIRRHDTLQSGFDVSADYMQRVDLDPEDITVSSSEPVTTSSPDELRDHLRSRFTLACDPLTFPAYLFATVERDSHYTVISAFDHTLVDGYSLVIALGELRQIYEKLVMLGDSAEVTEEDLTREFGDPGSFLRYCELEADAPVTALSDPRVREWARFYERCGGTAPSFPIDLGVEGGHPAPQGADVRPLLDAADTERFEEICLESGGSLFTGALTAMGMAVQSINGVSRMPLQFPLHIRQDPQWSNAIGWLTTSAPLTVELTPDGDFQSSLAHTHASFRTALTLKGVSMAQVREALGDGYRRTRTDVFMVSYIDYRRLPGTEDHVELNAHHISNVTVADDAQFWISRTHRGLALRSRFPETPTARLAVTEFLVRLEQILREICEQGVTPIAELTNQLNLEGTPVV, from the coding sequence GTGCACGTCACATCTATCGATCGGTACATGCTCGAACCCGGCACGGTGACGGAATGGTCCGTCGCGCCCGGTGCGGTCTCTCGGTCCGTGATACCGCCGTCCTACAATCAACAGTTCCATCTCGACACCGCACGTACGCACGGCATGGGTCGAAGCGTCTGGATGGCAGCAGCTTTCGATCTGCCCGGTCAACTCGATCACAAAGCTCTCCGACAGGCGCTGGTGCACTTCATCCGACGCCACGACACACTGCAATCCGGTTTCGACGTGAGCGCGGACTACATGCAGCGCGTCGACCTCGACCCCGAAGACATCACCGTCTCTTCGTCCGAGCCCGTCACGACATCGTCGCCGGACGAACTTCGCGATCATCTGCGCTCACGCTTCACCCTGGCCTGCGATCCGCTGACCTTTCCCGCCTATCTGTTCGCCACCGTCGAGCGCGATTCGCATTACACCGTGATCAGTGCGTTCGACCACACGCTCGTCGACGGCTACTCGCTGGTCATCGCGTTGGGCGAACTTCGCCAGATCTACGAGAAACTGGTCATGCTCGGCGATTCCGCGGAGGTTACCGAGGAAGATCTGACCAGGGAGTTCGGCGATCCGGGAAGCTTCCTGCGGTACTGCGAACTCGAGGCCGACGCACCCGTAACCGCCCTCAGTGACCCACGTGTGCGCGAGTGGGCACGGTTCTACGAGCGCTGCGGCGGTACCGCACCGAGTTTCCCGATCGATCTTGGCGTCGAAGGGGGCCATCCGGCACCCCAGGGCGCCGACGTCCGTCCCCTCCTCGATGCCGCCGACACCGAGCGCTTCGAGGAAATATGCCTCGAGTCGGGCGGCAGTCTGTTCACCGGCGCGCTCACCGCGATGGGCATGGCCGTGCAGTCGATCAACGGTGTCTCCCGGATGCCGTTGCAGTTCCCATTGCATATCCGACAGGATCCTCAGTGGTCCAACGCGATCGGATGGCTCACGACCAGCGCACCGTTGACCGTCGAGTTGACGCCGGACGGTGACTTCCAGTCTTCACTCGCCCACACTCACGCCTCCTTCCGGACTGCTTTGACGCTCAAGGGAGTATCGATGGCTCAGGTACGTGAGGCACTCGGCGACGGGTACCGCAGAACCCGCACAGATGTATTCATGGTGTCCTACATCGACTACCGCAGGTTGCCCGGCACGGAAGATCACGTCGAGTTGAACGCTCACCACATCAGCAACGTGACGGTCGCCGACGATGCCCAGTTCTGGATCTCACGTACTCACCGGGGGCTCGCGCTGCGCTCGCGGTTCCCCGAGACCCCGACGGCGCGACTGGCGGTCACGGAGTTCCTCGTACGGTTGGAGCAGATCTTGCGAGAAATCTGCGAACAGGGCGTCACCCCGATCGCGGAACTCACCAATCAGCTGAACCTGGAGGGCACTCCGGTCGTGTAG